The following are encoded together in the Panicum virgatum strain AP13 chromosome 6K, P.virgatum_v5, whole genome shotgun sequence genome:
- the LOC120711511 gene encoding mediator of RNA polymerase II transcription subunit 25-like — MAAVERQLVVAVEGTAAIGPYWSTIVADYVEKIMRNFCASELPGQKLAGAPPELALVVFHTHGPYSAFGVQCSGWTKDTDAFLSWLLGISFSGGGFSEASTCEGLAEALTILQGSPNTTTQSHQNHEAQKHCILVTASNPYPLPTPVYRLPTQSVDHKENIESSKEPSIADAETVAKSFAQCSVSLSVISPKQVPTLKAIYNAGKRNPRAADPSVDHAKNPHFLVLLSENFMEARTALSRPLPGNMAPNQTITKMDTAPAVTMSGPTSNANSSG; from the exons ATGGCGGCCGTGGAGAGGCAGCTGGTGGTTGCCGTCGAGGGGACGGCGGCGATTGGGCCCTACTGGTCCACCATTGTGGCGGACTACGTCGAGAAGATCATGCG GAACTTCTGTGCAAGTGAACTGCCAGGGCAG AAGCTTGCAGGAGCACCACCTGAGCTTGCCTTAGTTGTTTTTCATACCCATGGACCGTACAGTG CTTTTGGTGTGCAGTGCAGTGGATGGACGAAAGATACCGATGCTTTCCTATCATGGTTGTTAGGAATATCATTCAGTGGTGGAGGATTTAGCGAAGCTTCTACTTGTGAAGGTCTCGCTGAAGCACTGACG ATACTTCAAGGCAGTCCTAATACAACAACCCAAAGTCATCAAAACCATGAAGCACAAAAGCATTGCATACTTGTCACGGCAAGTAATCCATATCCTTTGCCTACACCTGTCTATCGTCTTCCTACTCAAAGCGTTGATCACAAAGAGAACATTGAGTCATCAAAAGAGCCTTCTATTGCTGATGCTGAGACTGTTGCGAAATCATTTGCTCAG TGCTCTGTCTCATTGTCAGTGATATCTCCAAAACAGGTTCCGACATTAAAGGCTATATATAATGCG GGCAAGCGAAATCCTCGAGCTGCTGATCCATCAGTCGATCATGCAAAAAACCCACACTTCCTTGTTCTTCTATCTGAGAATTTCATGGAGGCGCGGACTGCTCTAAGTCGTCCTTTACCTGGGAACATGGCCCCAAATCAAACCATAACGAAGATGGACACTGCACCTGCAGTTACAATGTCAGGACCAACTTCAAATGCCAATTCCTCAGGTTGA